Proteins encoded in a region of the Acidobacteriota bacterium genome:
- a CDS encoding ketoacyl-ACP synthase III: MRPVKIAGLGAYVPPGVITNDDLSKLVDTSDEWILQRTGIRERHKVAPGEATSDIAKPAALAAIAEAGLTPEDIDFIVFGTTTPDTIFPSTACVLQAKIGATNAWGFDLGAACSGFVYSLTTAWKMVASGASDHALVVGADVMSSIINYKDRSTCVLFGDGAGAVVLSVAGPDEPCLIDFANEIDGHGGEALCMPAGGSRLPATHETVDQGLHYMRQDGAAVFKFAVRKSGEIATRVLTKNGLTGADLDLFVSHQANRRIIEATAERIGLPMDKVIINLEHYGNTTAATIPLALVDARKEGRLKKGDLVLLTSVGAGFTVGSVLLRWSL; the protein is encoded by the coding sequence ATGAGACCGGTGAAGATTGCGGGGTTGGGCGCCTACGTTCCGCCCGGCGTGATCACGAATGACGACTTGTCGAAGTTGGTGGACACCTCGGACGAGTGGATCCTGCAGCGGACGGGGATTCGCGAACGTCACAAGGTGGCGCCAGGCGAAGCGACCTCCGATATCGCCAAGCCGGCTGCGCTGGCGGCAATCGCCGAGGCCGGACTCACGCCTGAGGACATCGACTTCATCGTGTTCGGCACCACCACGCCCGACACCATTTTCCCGAGCACGGCGTGTGTGCTGCAGGCCAAGATCGGCGCCACGAATGCCTGGGGATTCGATCTGGGTGCGGCCTGTTCCGGGTTTGTGTATTCGCTGACGACCGCGTGGAAGATGGTGGCGTCTGGAGCGTCCGACCACGCGCTGGTGGTGGGCGCCGATGTCATGTCGTCGATCATCAACTACAAGGATCGATCAACCTGTGTGTTGTTTGGAGACGGCGCCGGCGCCGTGGTGCTGTCGGTGGCTGGTCCGGATGAACCGTGCCTGATCGACTTCGCGAATGAGATCGATGGCCATGGCGGCGAGGCTCTGTGCATGCCTGCGGGTGGCAGCCGGTTGCCGGCCACGCATGAGACGGTTGATCAGGGCCTGCATTACATGAGGCAGGACGGCGCCGCCGTGTTCAAGTTTGCGGTGCGCAAGAGCGGCGAGATCGCCACACGTGTGCTGACGAAGAACGGCCTCACCGGCGCGGACCTGGACCTGTTTGTGTCGCACCAGGCCAATCGTCGCATCATCGAGGCCACGGCCGAGCGCATTGGCTTGCCGATGGACAAGGTGATCATCAACCTCGAGCATTACGGCAACACCACCGCCGCGACGATCCCTCTCGCGCTGGTGGACGCGCGCAAGGAAGGCCGGCTCAAAAAGGGCGATCTTGTACTGCTGACGTCGGTCGGCGCGGGCTTTACCGTAGGCTCGGTCTTGCTCCGCTGGAGCCTGTAA
- the ruvB gene encoding Holliday junction branch migration DNA helicase RuvB, with translation MPGDHLVDGTPQDDDAQYDAGLRPRTFDEYIGQDRVRENLQVSITAARQRAEALDHVLLFGPPGLGKTTLAYVIGNELGVPVRATSGPVIEKPGDLAAMLTSLQAREVLFIDEIHRMSPVIEEILYPAMEDHELDILIGQGPSARSVKVPLQPFTLIGATTRAGLLTSPLRARFGIVHRLDFYQDVDLTEIVTRSARILGVQTAPGACEEIARRSRGTPRIANRLLRRIRDFAEVRADGVITSEVCHKALELLEVDEHGFDEADRRLLRTIIDKFGGGPVGLNSLAAAIGEEKDAIEDIYEPYLIQIGFLDRTPRGRVATARAYEYFGLMAPGKDRLW, from the coding sequence ATGCCTGGCGACCACCTCGTCGACGGGACGCCGCAGGATGACGACGCGCAGTACGACGCGGGACTGCGTCCGCGGACGTTTGACGAATACATCGGCCAGGATCGCGTGCGCGAGAACCTTCAGGTGTCGATTACCGCCGCGCGCCAACGCGCAGAGGCGCTCGACCACGTGCTCTTGTTCGGCCCGCCTGGTCTCGGCAAAACGACGCTGGCGTACGTGATCGGCAACGAACTGGGCGTACCCGTCCGCGCCACGTCGGGGCCGGTCATCGAGAAGCCCGGCGACCTTGCCGCGATGCTGACCTCGCTCCAGGCGCGTGAAGTCCTGTTCATCGACGAAATCCACCGTATGAGTCCGGTGATCGAAGAGATCCTCTATCCGGCGATGGAGGACCACGAGCTCGACATTCTGATCGGCCAGGGGCCGAGCGCGAGATCGGTCAAGGTTCCCCTCCAGCCCTTTACGCTGATTGGCGCCACCACACGTGCGGGCCTCCTCACGTCGCCCCTCCGCGCCCGATTCGGCATCGTCCATCGCCTGGATTTTTACCAGGACGTGGACCTGACAGAGATCGTCACGCGATCGGCGCGAATCCTCGGCGTGCAGACGGCGCCTGGCGCCTGCGAGGAAATCGCCCGAAGGTCCAGGGGGACGCCCCGCATCGCCAATCGGCTGTTGCGGCGCATTCGAGATTTCGCCGAAGTGCGCGCCGACGGCGTGATCACGTCCGAGGTCTGTCACAAGGCCCTGGAGTTGCTGGAGGTGGACGAACACGGCTTTGATGAAGCCGATCGCCGTCTGCTGCGCACGATCATCGACAAGTTTGGCGGCGGCCCTGTGGGGCTCAACAGCCTTGCGGCCGCCATCGGGGAAGAAAAAGACGCGATCGAGGATATCTACGAGCCGTATCTGATACAGATAGGGTTTCTCGATCGCACACCGCGGGGGCGAGTCGCCACTGCGCGTGCCTATGAATATTTCGGACTGATGGCTCCTGGAAAGGATCGATTGTGGTGA
- the ruvA gene encoding Holliday junction branch migration protein RuvA, which produces MIAYLSGRLLEKDARRVQRLVIDVQGVGYEVLAPLSTIYTLGDAGSPVALRIHTHVREDIIQLFGFATALEHTLFERLIGVNGVGPKLALAILSGIEPSDLGRAIRDNDLGRLTAIPGVGRKTAERLVVELRDRLAQDFGQVPASPSTGGAAVREDLLSALANLGYQRAAADKAVDRVLGRAPDVMAFEPALREVLKELAR; this is translated from the coding sequence GTGATCGCCTACCTTTCGGGTCGTCTGCTCGAGAAAGACGCGCGCCGCGTGCAGCGTCTGGTGATTGACGTGCAGGGCGTGGGCTACGAAGTGCTCGCGCCACTGTCCACGATCTACACACTCGGCGACGCGGGCTCACCCGTGGCGCTCCGCATCCACACCCATGTGCGCGAGGACATCATCCAGTTGTTCGGGTTTGCCACCGCGCTCGAGCACACGCTCTTCGAGCGCCTGATCGGCGTCAATGGTGTCGGCCCCAAACTCGCCCTCGCCATTCTCTCCGGGATCGAGCCGTCGGATCTCGGTCGCGCCATTCGCGACAACGATCTCGGCCGCCTCACGGCCATTCCCGGCGTGGGACGCAAGACGGCCGAACGCCTGGTGGTGGAGTTGCGCGACCGGCTCGCCCAGGACTTCGGCCAGGTGCCCGCCAGCCCATCCACAGGTGGCGCGGCCGTGCGCGAAGACCTGCTTTCGGCCCTGGCTAACCTCGGCTACCAGCGCGCAGCCGCCGACAAGGCGGTCGATCGCGTACTGGGTCGTGCGCCTGATGTCATGGCGTTTGAACCGGCACTGCGTGAAGTGCTGAAGGAACTCGCGCGATGA
- the ruvC gene encoding crossover junction endodeoxyribonuclease RuvC has product MRIFGIDPGSIRTGYGCVETGGSRHVLVTCGAISAPAGSGFAERLHVIHETLSRVLRETSPDCVAIENLFHARNVRSALQLGHARGVAMLAAVQAGVPIVEYTPAEIKLAVVGYGRADKVQVQHMVKLLLGLTALPKPFDASDALAAALCHSHSGTSALARRTTRSLPRHLRNWRDYRPATAGRQAP; this is encoded by the coding sequence GTGAGGATATTTGGCATTGACCCAGGCTCGATTCGCACCGGCTATGGGTGCGTCGAGACTGGCGGCAGCCGCCACGTCCTGGTGACGTGCGGCGCCATTTCAGCGCCGGCCGGATCGGGGTTTGCCGAACGGCTTCACGTCATTCACGAGACCTTGTCTCGCGTCCTTCGCGAGACGTCGCCCGACTGCGTGGCCATCGAAAACCTGTTTCACGCCCGCAATGTGCGATCGGCCCTGCAACTCGGTCATGCGCGAGGTGTGGCCATGCTGGCCGCCGTGCAGGCCGGTGTGCCGATCGTCGAATACACCCCCGCGGAGATCAAGCTGGCGGTGGTCGGCTACGGCCGTGCCGACAAGGTCCAGGTGCAGCACATGGTGAAGTTGCTGCTGGGACTGACCGCGTTACCCAAGCCGTTCGACGCGTCCGACGCGCTCGCGGCCGCATTGTGCCACAGCCATTCCGGCACGTCTGCGCTCGCGCGCCGCACCACGCGGTCGCTGCCCCGGCACCTCCGGAACTGGCGCGACTACCGGCCGGCGACTGCCGGGCGACAGGCGCCGTGA
- a CDS encoding YebC/PmpR family DNA-binding transcriptional regulator yields the protein MSGHSKWHTIKHKKGAADAKRGKIFTRIIKELTVASRNGGGDPDMNPRLRTIIADAKQVNMPADNIKRAIRRGTGEEEGVNYEEIMYEGYGPGGVAVIVDTITDNRNRTVSEVRHIFGKYGGNLGEANSVGWMFDKKGLVVVDKAKAQEDTLMSAALDAGADDMKDEGDVWEVTCSPENHQAVLDAVKALGLEPDRSEVAMLPQNYVTIEGKAVAQMMKLMEALDDCDDTRNVWTNADFEEKDIEASLA from the coding sequence ATGTCTGGCCATTCCAAGTGGCACACTATCAAGCACAAGAAGGGCGCGGCCGACGCCAAGCGCGGCAAGATTTTCACGCGCATCATCAAGGAACTGACGGTGGCGTCGCGCAACGGCGGCGGCGACCCCGACATGAATCCCCGCCTCCGCACGATCATCGCTGATGCGAAGCAGGTCAACATGCCTGCCGACAACATCAAGCGCGCCATTCGTCGCGGCACCGGTGAAGAAGAAGGCGTCAACTACGAAGAGATCATGTACGAGGGCTACGGCCCCGGCGGCGTGGCCGTGATCGTCGATACGATTACCGACAACCGCAACCGGACGGTCAGTGAAGTGCGCCACATCTTCGGCAAGTACGGCGGGAACCTCGGCGAAGCCAACAGCGTCGGCTGGATGTTCGACAAGAAGGGCCTGGTCGTGGTGGACAAGGCGAAGGCGCAGGAAGACACGCTGATGTCGGCCGCGCTCGACGCGGGCGCCGACGACATGAAGGACGAAGGCGATGTCTGGGAAGTGACGTGCAGCCCCGAAAACCACCAGGCCGTGCTCGACGCGGTGAAGGCCCTCGGCCTTGAGCCCGACCGTTCCGAAGTCGCCATGCTGCCGCAGAACTACGTCACCATCGAAGGCAAGGCCGTGGCCCAGATGATGAAATTGATGGAGGCGCTTGACGACTGCGACGATACCCGCAACGTCTGGACCAACGCCGACTTCGAGGAAAAGGACATCGAGGCCTCTCTGGCGTGA
- a CDS encoding class I SAM-dependent methyltransferase, whose amino-acid sequence MAKTEGWHGWDTYAPFYDWENARTLGRRDVPFWVKTVGETRGPVLELGCGTGRLLAPIARSWLTSEADANRRLLGIDRSEPMLARARRRLARVPKAVRPSLLRGDVRALPVRPGKLGAVVAAYGLLQSLLNDRDLEATLASAAASLKRGGLLGIDLVPDLAVWEEYSGRIPIRGQFAPGTTLSLVESVRQDRRKGLTIFDEQYVVRRGREVRRHHFTLTFRTLPMAQFLTQIERAGFRVDDVRGSYDGAPWHPEADVWVVLARRR is encoded by the coding sequence GTGGCCAAAACCGAAGGCTGGCACGGCTGGGACACCTACGCGCCGTTTTACGACTGGGAGAACGCGCGCACCCTCGGGCGGCGCGACGTGCCGTTCTGGGTGAAGACCGTGGGCGAGACCCGCGGCCCCGTGCTTGAACTGGGCTGCGGCACCGGACGGCTTCTGGCACCGATCGCGCGCAGTTGGCTGACCTCTGAAGCCGACGCCAACCGACGGCTGCTTGGCATCGACCGTTCCGAACCCATGCTGGCACGCGCACGGCGGCGACTGGCGCGAGTGCCGAAGGCCGTTCGGCCGTCGCTGCTGCGGGGCGACGTCCGCGCGCTTCCGGTGCGGCCCGGTAAACTCGGTGCCGTCGTGGCCGCCTACGGCCTGCTTCAGTCACTCTTGAACGACCGCGATCTCGAGGCCACGCTCGCGTCGGCTGCGGCCTCCCTCAAACGCGGCGGTTTGCTCGGCATCGATCTGGTGCCCGATCTCGCCGTGTGGGAGGAGTACTCGGGACGCATTCCCATCCGGGGCCAGTTCGCGCCCGGCACCACACTTTCGCTGGTCGAATCGGTGCGCCAGGACCGGCGCAAGGGCCTCACCATCTTCGACGAACAATACGTCGTCCGCCGCGGTCGCGAGGTGCGCCGTCACCACTTCACGCTGACATTCCGGACTCTGCCAATGGCGCAGTTTCTTACGCAAATTGAGCGGGCCGGCTTCCGGGTGGACGATGTGCGCGGCAGTTATGACGGAGCGCCCTGGCACCCGGAAGCAGACGTCTGGGTGGTGCTGGCCAGGCGGCGGTAG
- a CDS encoding tRNA-dihydrouridine synthase family protein: MSFHDLVSGALVVAPMTKGSNLPFRRLCVELGARVLVSEMAVARRLKQRRGSEFALLRRAPDEPCFGVQLAGNKPEEMAWAAALAQSRGADFVDVNLGCPIDHFTRMGLGAALGRQPSKVRRIVETMKAAVTVPVTVKIRLGWKADQLNYLELARAAVEGGADGVFVHGRTREARYRYPANWDAIAEIAAALTVPVIGNGDLLFPHEVHERLASSGCAALMTARGALIKPWLFRELTSGYWDITAEERLEIYRRYTALALEHWGDDEHGRTRAREFLRWHAGFWCRYVPQRADGHWPSMQIREVLDQPRSPLEALLSRSDDPALEYVTDELLNAGDLSAPPPVPAVVTDSRADRGRRTEEDEPVEAG, encoded by the coding sequence ATGTCATTTCACGATCTCGTCTCCGGTGCCCTGGTTGTGGCGCCGATGACCAAGGGTTCCAACCTGCCGTTCCGGCGTCTGTGTGTGGAACTGGGCGCTCGGGTGCTCGTCAGCGAGATGGCCGTGGCCCGCCGCCTCAAACAGCGCCGCGGCAGTGAGTTCGCGCTGCTGCGCCGGGCACCCGATGAGCCGTGTTTCGGTGTGCAACTGGCGGGCAACAAGCCGGAAGAAATGGCCTGGGCTGCCGCCCTGGCGCAGTCACGCGGTGCGGACTTCGTTGATGTGAATCTGGGCTGCCCGATCGACCACTTCACGCGCATGGGCCTGGGCGCGGCGCTGGGCCGCCAGCCGTCCAAGGTCCGTCGCATTGTCGAAACGATGAAGGCGGCTGTCACGGTACCGGTCACCGTGAAGATCCGGCTTGGATGGAAAGCCGATCAGCTCAACTATCTTGAACTGGCGCGGGCGGCGGTGGAAGGCGGCGCCGACGGCGTCTTTGTGCACGGTCGCACCCGCGAAGCCCGGTACCGCTACCCCGCCAACTGGGATGCGATCGCCGAAATCGCCGCGGCCCTGACGGTGCCGGTCATCGGCAACGGCGACCTGCTCTTTCCGCACGAGGTGCACGAGCGCCTGGCGTCGTCCGGATGCGCGGCGCTCATGACCGCCCGCGGAGCCCTCATCAAGCCGTGGCTCTTCCGCGAACTCACGTCGGGCTACTGGGACATCACCGCCGAGGAGCGCCTTGAAATCTACCGCCGCTACACGGCCCTCGCCCTTGAACACTGGGGCGACGATGAACATGGGCGGACGCGGGCGCGCGAGTTCCTGAGGTGGCACGCCGGGTTCTGGTGCCGCTACGTGCCGCAACGCGCGGACGGGCACTGGCCCTCGATGCAGATCCGCGAAGTACTGGACCAGCCGCGTTCCCCGCTCGAAGCGCTTCTCTCGCGGTCAGACGACCCTGCGCTCGAGTACGTGACCGACGAACTCCTGAACGCGGGCGATCTCTCCGCACCGCCCCCTGTCCCCGCCGTCGTCACCGACAGTCGGGCCGATCGCGGCCGGCGCACGGAGGAAGACGAGCCGGTCGAGGCAGGATGA
- a CDS encoding carbamoyltransferase, whose amino-acid sequence MGHPLSDPWVLGLAASHNGAACLMHGHRIVAAIQEERLTRRKYAPLVPAREFRALDYVLDAAGIAVADLDLVVLCPLQPPSAPFNNLGLHPRLGTRPRVTISHHLGHAIGAHACSGFSDSMVLVVDAMGSRVDDLPEGERAVIRGSAIGREVVSIYRASGATVTPVEKHVAAHPDVDDDGDGRPRMFPFSSLGFMYQTVAEQVFGSWHDSGKLMGLAAHGSATIPESDYFSVVDGALRFEDHVPRKFRHADRWPERRAEYTDLAASTQAALESGLGVFVDRAAHNSSVRHLCYAGGVALNVTANERLLYRGGRFDDVFVMPAAEDCGTAIGAAFHGVWHLTSEHRPLRVPDDFLGRRYGTYPAGGARAKADAAEVADLLASGAIVGWFEGGSEFGPRALGHRSILADPRRADVRAKLDAIKRREAFRPYAPAILEERAAEWFDLGETSATSPLMLRAPAFLPGRRALVPAVVHVDGTGRVQTVPSGAGGLRDVLQAFEAATGVPIVLNTSLNARGQPMVETPDEALALLREIRLDACVVDGRVYMR is encoded by the coding sequence GTGGGTCACCCGTTGAGCGATCCGTGGGTGCTGGGCCTGGCGGCCTCGCATAACGGCGCCGCGTGCCTGATGCACGGGCACCGAATTGTCGCGGCCATTCAGGAAGAACGCCTGACGCGTCGGAAGTACGCGCCACTTGTTCCAGCCCGCGAGTTCCGTGCCTTGGACTATGTGCTCGACGCCGCGGGAATTGCTGTGGCTGACCTCGACCTGGTGGTGTTGTGCCCGCTGCAGCCACCGTCAGCGCCCTTCAACAACCTCGGACTTCATCCGCGGTTGGGCACACGGCCGCGCGTCACCATCTCGCATCACCTCGGTCACGCCATCGGCGCCCACGCGTGTTCCGGGTTCTCCGACTCGATGGTCCTGGTTGTGGACGCGATGGGCTCTCGGGTGGACGATCTTCCGGAAGGTGAGCGTGCGGTCATTCGCGGCTCTGCGATCGGCAGGGAAGTGGTCTCGATCTATCGCGCGTCGGGCGCCACCGTGACGCCGGTCGAGAAACACGTGGCCGCACACCCGGATGTTGATGACGATGGCGACGGCCGGCCGCGGATGTTCCCGTTCTCCAGCCTGGGATTCATGTACCAGACCGTGGCCGAGCAGGTCTTCGGCAGCTGGCACGACTCGGGGAAGCTGATGGGTCTGGCGGCCCATGGGTCGGCAACCATTCCCGAGTCCGACTATTTCTCAGTGGTTGATGGTGCGCTGCGATTCGAGGACCACGTGCCTCGGAAGTTCCGGCACGCTGACCGCTGGCCCGAACGGCGCGCCGAGTACACCGATCTTGCCGCGAGCACCCAGGCGGCCCTCGAAAGCGGACTCGGCGTGTTCGTCGATCGCGCCGCCCACAACTCGAGCGTGCGCCACCTCTGTTACGCCGGCGGCGTGGCGCTGAACGTCACAGCCAACGAACGTCTCCTTTATCGCGGCGGCAGGTTCGACGATGTGTTTGTGATGCCGGCGGCGGAAGACTGCGGCACCGCTATCGGCGCCGCGTTTCATGGTGTCTGGCATCTGACCAGTGAGCATCGCCCGCTCCGAGTGCCCGACGACTTCCTGGGCCGGCGGTACGGGACCTATCCCGCTGGCGGCGCCCGGGCAAAGGCCGATGCCGCCGAAGTGGCCGACCTGCTCGCTTCCGGCGCCATCGTCGGCTGGTTTGAGGGCGGTTCAGAGTTTGGTCCGAGAGCGCTTGGGCATCGGAGCATCCTGGCGGACCCCAGGCGCGCCGACGTCAGGGCGAAGCTGGATGCGATCAAGCGCCGGGAAGCGTTCCGGCCGTACGCACCAGCCATCCTCGAGGAGCGTGCGGCAGAGTGGTTCGATCTCGGAGAGACATCGGCAACCAGTCCGCTGATGTTGCGCGCTCCCGCCTTCCTGCCAGGTCGCCGCGCCCTCGTGCCGGCGGTGGTGCATGTCGACGGCACCGGGCGCGTGCAGACCGTGCCGAGCGGGGCCGGAGGACTGCGCGATGTGCTCCAGGCGTTCGAGGCCGCCACCGGTGTGCCGATCGTGCTGAACACGTCGCTCAATGCACGAGGTCAACCGATGGTCGAAACGCCCGACGAGGCGCTGGCGCTGCTTCGGGAAATTCGACTGGACGCGTGCGTCGTGGACGGCCGCGTCTACATGCGCTGA
- a CDS encoding methyltransferase domain-containing protein, with translation MWRIDPDRHTSLVCPRCRRTDDGSLSIGFLEPRTDHLACGRCHGTYPVIDGVPVVLKDAGAWKAETADDAALVRIFSHCGSDPLAGRVEDLVSRLSGNILDLGCGGGGLYHRRDVIGVDWNLALARSYGPTAIVADAADPPFAPAGFDNVLLLNLLDSCANPRLVLAQADALLRPGGTLVVSCPYAWADRVPSAERFSAAELLAALGGDGEALGIRSHYQVDSVEDPVIWRLRLSARLVQEYACQLVVARKVDGVHTRREGLREPAPPPPAPPIAEVNWDEALDWPDIVSPAWKDPKRLRRLAEDRAGGRRYLMLPGFLTREAAVAIAAEAEALPYARFDSDVVQGDKCLLHGNQLRDWRKFLLGARTRRLLGGLLGRELPDGLVINAWRMLPGDGMAVHPDGRLYWATVSLGLCDGWTAADGGAIAFGDPEGPNFVVRERWYPHLGDVSLFVPTPTTWHMVEPSARRRLTATGWWVTR, from the coding sequence ATGTGGAGGATCGACCCTGATCGGCACACGTCACTGGTCTGTCCGCGATGCCGGCGGACCGATGATGGCTCTCTCTCGATCGGGTTTCTCGAGCCTCGCACCGATCACCTCGCCTGTGGGCGATGTCACGGCACCTACCCCGTCATTGACGGTGTGCCCGTTGTTCTGAAAGATGCCGGTGCCTGGAAGGCCGAGACCGCCGATGACGCTGCGCTGGTGCGCATCTTCAGCCATTGCGGCAGCGACCCATTGGCGGGTCGCGTTGAGGATCTCGTCAGCAGACTGAGCGGGAATATTCTCGATCTGGGGTGCGGCGGCGGCGGGTTGTACCACCGGCGAGACGTGATCGGCGTCGACTGGAACCTGGCGCTGGCGCGGTCCTACGGGCCAACGGCGATTGTGGCCGACGCCGCCGACCCGCCATTTGCGCCGGCTGGGTTCGACAACGTGCTCCTGTTGAACCTGCTCGACTCCTGTGCCAACCCGCGACTGGTGCTCGCGCAGGCCGACGCCCTCCTGCGACCGGGAGGCACCCTCGTTGTGAGCTGCCCTTACGCGTGGGCAGACCGTGTGCCTTCGGCGGAAAGGTTCTCGGCCGCCGAGTTGCTCGCGGCACTCGGCGGAGACGGCGAGGCACTCGGTATTCGTTCGCACTACCAGGTCGACTCGGTCGAAGACCCCGTCATCTGGCGCCTGCGACTTTCGGCGCGGCTCGTGCAGGAATACGCCTGCCAACTGGTTGTGGCGCGAAAGGTGGACGGGGTTCACACGAGACGTGAAGGACTGAGGGAGCCGGCACCCCCGCCGCCAGCCCCACCGATCGCCGAGGTGAATTGGGACGAAGCACTGGACTGGCCCGACATCGTGTCTCCAGCATGGAAAGACCCAAAGCGCCTTCGGCGACTCGCCGAAGACCGCGCGGGTGGGCGCCGCTATCTGATGTTGCCCGGCTTTCTCACGCGCGAGGCCGCGGTGGCGATTGCGGCTGAAGCCGAGGCATTGCCATACGCACGGTTCGACAGCGACGTGGTGCAAGGCGACAAATGCCTGCTCCATGGGAATCAACTCCGCGACTGGCGCAAGTTTCTGCTTGGCGCACGCACGCGCAGGCTCCTTGGTGGACTGCTGGGTCGCGAATTGCCCGATGGCCTGGTGATCAACGCCTGGCGGATGTTGCCCGGTGATGGCATGGCCGTGCACCCCGACGGGCGTCTGTACTGGGCCACCGTTTCGCTGGGTCTGTGCGACGGTTGGACCGCAGCCGACGGTGGCGCCATCGCGTTTGGAGATCCTGAAGGCCCGAACTTTGTCGTCCGCGAACGATGGTATCCACACCTGGGCGATGTCTCTCTGTTCGTGCCGACCCCGACGACCTGGCACATGGTGGAGCCGTCTGCCCGTCGTCGACTCACGGCAACCGGCTGGTGGGTCACCCGTTGA
- a CDS encoding PAS domain-containing sensor histidine kinase produces MNADVEIEMAGLAADAQRSEQRLRFALDAAAMGTWDWNFTTNHMRWSDNLEALHGLPSGSFDGTFAGFEREIHPEDRPRVLESLQHSKTHGTPHQAEYRIVAPDGTVRWVEGKGTVEVENGVPVCMGGVCIMVTARKEGELARLTAAEEASRHKDDFLATMSHELRTPLNAILGWVQMLQMGGLSPERTAQAIDVIGRNAHLQARLIEDILDVSRIVTGKLEVERLPVRVTELLELVVADLSPVADEKGITVTKVVPRSLPSIEGDPKRLGQVLSHVVSNAIKFTGEGGRVVIRCALVGRAIEVQVQDSGVGMAAEFLPYAFERFRQGDSRSTRPYGGLGLGLAISRHLVELHGGSITADSEGLGCGTTITMRLPLSESLPQRKSAASEAPPARVGLRMDGPGLLMSGPAEKGLSVYSRRNVEDRP; encoded by the coding sequence ATGAACGCTGACGTCGAGATTGAGATGGCGGGCCTTGCGGCAGACGCCCAGCGTAGCGAACAGCGTTTGCGATTCGCCCTGGATGCAGCCGCCATGGGCACATGGGACTGGAATTTCACGACCAACCACATGCGATGGTCCGACAACCTCGAGGCGCTCCATGGTCTGCCGTCGGGGAGCTTCGACGGCACCTTTGCAGGCTTCGAGCGCGAGATTCACCCCGAGGATCGGCCCCGTGTGCTTGAGTCGTTGCAGCACTCAAAAACGCACGGTACGCCCCATCAGGCCGAGTACCGCATCGTCGCGCCCGACGGCACCGTGCGTTGGGTCGAAGGCAAAGGCACGGTGGAAGTCGAAAACGGCGTTCCGGTGTGCATGGGTGGTGTGTGCATCATGGTGACGGCTCGCAAAGAGGGAGAACTCGCGCGGCTGACCGCGGCCGAAGAGGCCAGCCGGCACAAGGACGACTTTCTCGCCACGATGTCGCATGAGTTGCGGACGCCGCTCAACGCCATCCTGGGTTGGGTGCAGATGTTGCAGATGGGCGGACTGTCGCCGGAGCGGACCGCGCAAGCCATTGATGTCATCGGACGGAATGCGCACCTCCAGGCCCGACTGATAGAGGACATTCTTGATGTGTCCCGGATCGTCACGGGCAAACTCGAGGTGGAACGGCTGCCGGTGCGTGTGACTGAACTGCTGGAGCTCGTGGTGGCGGACTTGTCGCCCGTTGCCGATGAGAAGGGCATAACGGTCACCAAGGTTGTTCCCAGAAGCCTGCCGTCGATCGAGGGCGATCCGAAGCGGTTGGGTCAGGTGCTGAGCCACGTGGTGTCCAATGCCATCAAGTTCACGGGCGAGGGCGGCCGCGTCGTGATTCGCTGCGCGCTCGTCGGCAGGGCGATCGAGGTGCAGGTGCAGGATTCGGGCGTTGGGATGGCTGCAGAGTTCCTGCCGTATGCCTTTGAGCGCTTTCGCCAGGGCGACAGCCGCTCCACCCGGCCGTACGGCGGGCTTGGCCTGGGACTCGCCATCAGCAGACACCTGGTGGAACTTCACGGTGGCAGTATCACCGCCGACAGCGAGGGCCTCGGCTGCGGCACCACCATCACGATGCGCTTGCCGCTGAGTGAAAGCCTTCCGCAGCGCAAGAGCGCCGCTTCGGAGGCGCCCCCTGCGCGGGTTGGCTTGCGCATGGATGGACCGGGACTGCTGATGAGCGGACCGGCTGAAAAGGGATTGTCAGTGTATTCTCGGCGCAATGTGGAGGATCGACCCTGA
- a CDS encoding response regulator gives MRAGAFCSMTQALRILVADDYADGRDMLAFVLERQGYIVATAEDGPTALALATEFQPDVAILDIGMPGVSGYEVAEELRRRRGATLTLVALSGMGEAAHKARAAEAGFDRHFTKPVDIELLSAFLAEQDIGRNER, from the coding sequence ATGCGTGCTGGAGCGTTCTGCAGCATGACCCAGGCCTTGCGAATCCTCGTGGCGGATGACTATGCGGATGGCCGCGACATGCTCGCATTCGTGCTTGAACGCCAGGGATACATCGTCGCAACTGCCGAAGATGGCCCGACCGCCCTGGCCCTGGCCACGGAATTTCAGCCCGACGTGGCCATTCTGGACATTGGCATGCCTGGTGTCAGTGGGTACGAAGTGGCGGAGGAACTCCGTCGCCGGCGCGGAGCGACGCTCACCCTCGTGGCGCTGTCAGGTATGGGGGAGGCTGCGCACAAGGCCCGCGCCGCTGAAGCGGGATTCGATCGGCACTTTACGAAGCCGGTGGACATTGAATTGCTGTCGGCGTTCCTGGCCGAACAGGACATTGGCCGCAATGAACGCTGA